A genomic window from Flavobacterium azooxidireducens includes:
- a CDS encoding DEAD/DEAH box helicase yields the protein MQLKKINPKLQQALIELGLTEANEIQQETFSTLKSGADAVIQSPGGSGKTTTLVLNVIQRLEKAVGESTRALIVVENRDKVTEMVDLFEKFGDFLDLRVIGVHEKGDIDYDKNQISLGMDVLIGTPTKINDMFSSAGFNMNTIKMFVVDDAEVMFRNRMDAIILRLSLSVEKTQRVFFCSTITERVEVLADKIMIEPVFFEAD from the coding sequence ATGCAACTAAAAAAAATAAACCCAAAACTTCAACAAGCCCTTATCGAATTGGGTTTGACTGAAGCGAATGAAATTCAACAAGAAACGTTTTCTACTTTAAAAAGTGGGGCAGATGCAGTTATTCAATCTCCTGGCGGAAGTGGAAAAACAACAACGTTGGTGCTTAATGTTATTCAACGATTGGAAAAAGCTGTCGGTGAAAGCACACGAGCCTTAATCGTAGTAGAAAACAGAGATAAAGTAACCGAAATGGTTGATTTATTTGAGAAGTTTGGTGATTTCCTTGATTTAAGAGTCATTGGTGTTCACGAAAAAGGCGATATTGACTATGATAAAAACCAAATCTCGTTAGGAATGGATGTGTTGATTGGAACACCAACGAAGATTAATGATATGTTTTCATCCGCCGGATTCAATATGAATACCATCAAAATGTTTGTGGTGGATGATGCCGAAGTCATGTTCAGAAACCGAATGGATGCCATCATTCTCCGACTTTCATTAAGCGTAGAAAAAACACAACGGGTTTTCTTCTGTTCAACCATCACGGAAAGAGTAGAAGTATTAGCCGATAAAATAATGATAGAACCCGTCTTCTTCGAAGCGGATTAG
- a CDS encoding sigma-54-dependent transcriptional regulator — protein sequence MPKILIIEDEAAIRRVLTKILSEENDTYQVEEAEDGLSGVEKIKNEDYDLVLCDIKMPKMDGVEVLEAVKKIKPEIPMVMISGHGDLETALNTMRLGAFDYISKPPDLNRLLNTVRNALDRKQLVVENKILKKKVSKNYEMIGQSEPINHIKEMIEKVAPTDARVLITGPNGTGKELVAHQLHEKSERSAYPIVEVNCAAIPSELIESELFGHVKGAFTSAVKDRAGKFEAADGGTIFLDEIGDMSLAAQAKVLRALQENLVQRVGADKDIKVNVRVIAATNKDLQKEITAGRFREDLYHRLAVILIKVPALNQRRDDIPLLIEHFASKISEEQGNTAKQFSDNAIKLLQEYDWTGNIRELRNVVERLIILGGSEISENDVKMFASK from the coding sequence ATGCCAAAAATATTAATTATTGAAGACGAAGCAGCCATCCGAAGAGTGTTAACCAAAATTCTTTCGGAAGAAAACGATACCTATCAAGTGGAAGAAGCCGAAGACGGACTTTCCGGTGTTGAAAAAATTAAAAATGAAGACTACGATTTAGTGCTATGCGACATCAAAATGCCCAAAATGGATGGAGTAGAAGTGCTCGAAGCCGTTAAAAAAATAAAACCTGAAATTCCGATGGTGATGATTTCCGGTCACGGCGATTTGGAAACGGCTCTCAACACAATGCGATTGGGTGCGTTTGATTATATCTCAAAACCACCGGATTTGAATCGATTATTAAACACGGTTCGAAATGCATTAGACCGAAAACAATTGGTAGTTGAAAACAAAATTCTAAAGAAAAAAGTCAGCAAAAATTATGAGATGATTGGTCAATCCGAACCGATTAATCACATCAAAGAAATGATTGAAAAAGTGGCTCCAACCGATGCTCGTGTGCTCATTACCGGTCCAAACGGAACAGGAAAAGAGTTGGTTGCTCATCAATTGCACGAAAAAAGCGAACGGTCGGCTTATCCAATTGTGGAAGTGAATTGTGCCGCTATTCCGTCTGAATTAATCGAAAGTGAATTATTCGGACACGTGAAAGGAGCCTTTACTTCTGCCGTGAAAGACCGTGCCGGAAAATTTGAAGCAGCTGATGGCGGAACGATTTTTTTGGATGAAATTGGTGATATGAGTTTAGCCGCTCAAGCTAAAGTTCTACGTGCTTTGCAAGAAAATTTGGTGCAACGCGTTGGTGCTGATAAAGACATAAAAGTCAATGTTCGTGTGATTGCGGCAACAAACAAAGATTTGCAAAAAGAAATTACTGCAGGACGTTTTCGGGAAGATTTGTATCATCGTTTGGCGGTTATTTTAATTAAAGTTCCGGCTTTAAACCAAAGAAGAGATGACATTCCGTTATTGATAGAACATTTTGCAAGTAAAATTTCGGAAGAACAAGGAAATACGGCCAAACAATTTTCAGACAATGCAATTAAATTATTGCAAGAGTACGATTGGACCGGAAATATTCGCGAACTTCGCAACGTGGTAGAACGTTTGATTATTCTTGGCGGAAGTGAAATTTCGGAGAATGATGTGAAGATGTTTGCGAGTAAATAA
- a CDS encoding ABC transporter permease, producing the protein MSILSLIIKREFIAKVRNKSFIVMTFLSPLLFVGIAVFVGFLASMKADLKRIAIHDEGGNFVNEFVNDEEYSYHDLSKIDLQFVKDSVLKESYEGLIYIPKTDSLSTVQNQVQFISNDSPSMDYISDLEDVIEKKITQFNYEKLAIDTARISLAKSKVDIVLKKASGEDTVKGLNEIKLVIGGIFGYLIMMFIIIYGNFVMRSVIEEKTNRIIEIIISSVKPFQLMMGKIIGNSLAGILQFLIWTVLGLLLFFIFSTFFGMQMGGSSDASGEAVAAASQNGLMEKLPLYYEELKSLPLVTLLISFVIYFIGGFFLYSSFYAAIGAAVDNETDSQQFLLPIILPLILGVYIGFFTVLNDPHGTVATVFSIIPLTSPIVMLMRIPFGVPWEQLLLSILLLYATFLGVVWFAAKIYRVGILMYGKKPTWKELYKWMKY; encoded by the coding sequence ATGAGTATTCTGAGCTTAATTATCAAAAGAGAATTTATTGCCAAGGTTCGCAACAAATCGTTTATCGTGATGACTTTTTTGAGTCCGCTATTGTTTGTTGGAATTGCCGTTTTTGTTGGGTTTTTGGCTTCGATGAAGGCTGATTTGAAACGTATTGCGATTCACGACGAAGGCGGCAATTTTGTGAACGAATTTGTGAATGACGAAGAGTATTCGTATCACGATTTGTCGAAAATTGATTTGCAATTTGTGAAAGACAGTGTGCTGAAAGAGAGTTATGAAGGGTTGATTTATATTCCGAAAACGGATAGTTTATCGACGGTTCAAAATCAGGTGCAGTTTATTTCGAATGATAGTCCGTCGATGGATTATATTTCGGATTTGGAAGATGTGATTGAGAAGAAAATTACACAATTTAATTATGAGAAATTAGCGATTGATACGGCTCGAATTAGCTTGGCGAAATCTAAGGTTGATATTGTTTTGAAGAAAGCTTCGGGCGAAGATACGGTGAAAGGTTTGAATGAAATTAAACTCGTGATTGGCGGCATTTTCGGCTATTTAATTATGATGTTCATCATTATTTACGGCAATTTTGTGATGCGAAGTGTGATTGAAGAAAAGACAAATCGAATTATTGAAATTATTATTTCGTCGGTAAAACCGTTTCAGTTGATGATGGGTAAAATCATTGGAAACTCGTTGGCGGGAATTCTACAGTTCTTAATTTGGACGGTTTTGGGATTATTACTTTTCTTTATTTTTTCAACTTTTTTTGGGATGCAAATGGGTGGTTCGTCAGATGCTTCGGGAGAAGCTGTTGCGGCAGCCAGCCAAAATGGTTTGATGGAGAAATTGCCTTTGTATTATGAAGAATTGAAGAGCTTGCCGTTGGTGACTTTATTGATTTCTTTCGTTATTTATTTTATAGGCGGATTCTTTTTGTATAGTTCGTTTTATGCCGCCATTGGTGCTGCGGTGGATAACGAAACTGACTCGCAACAGTTTTTGTTACCAATTATTTTGCCTTTAATTTTGGGGGTTTATATTGGATTCTTTACAGTATTGAATGATCCGCACGGAACGGTGGCAACGGTGTTTTCGATAATTCCGTTAACTTCGCCGATTGTGATGTTGATGCGGATTCCGTTTGGCGTGCCGTGGGAACAACTTTTACTCTCGATATTGTTGTTGTATGCTACATTTTTAGGCGTGGTTTGGTTTGCCGCGAAAATTTACCGTGTCGGAATTTTGATGTACGGAAAGAAACCAACGTGGAAAGAATTGTATAAATGGATGAAATATTAA
- a CDS encoding ABC transporter ATP-binding protein: MSNILEVRNVVKKYGDYTALNSVSLAVPKGSIYGLLGPNGAGKTSLIRIINQITMPDSGEILLDGERLEPKHIQHIGYLPEERGLYKSMKVGEQCLYLAQLKGLSKQEAKKQLDYWFEKFGIEGWWNKKIEELSKGMAQKVQFVVTVLHKPKLLIFDEPFSGFDPVNANIIKDEILELKKQGATIIFSTHRMESVEELCDDIALIHKSNKLIEGKLTDVKREFRTNHFEVGIVTANVEGLMYDLTQKFTVDQASFKSLNDDLKLEIGLGTATPNELLQLLTQRGQVTHFVEKIPTANDIFIKTVSQN, encoded by the coding sequence ATGAGCAACATCTTAGAAGTTAGGAATGTAGTGAAAAAATATGGCGATTATACTGCGTTGAACAGTGTTTCGCTGGCGGTTCCGAAAGGGAGCATTTATGGACTTTTGGGTCCGAATGGTGCCGGGAAAACGTCGCTTATCAGAATCATTAATCAGATTACAATGCCGGATAGTGGCGAGATTTTGTTGGATGGCGAAAGGCTTGAGCCTAAGCATATTCAGCACATTGGTTATTTGCCCGAAGAACGCGGTTTGTATAAATCGATGAAGGTGGGCGAGCAGTGTTTGTATTTGGCTCAATTGAAGGGTTTATCGAAGCAAGAGGCCAAAAAACAGCTGGATTATTGGTTTGAAAAATTTGGTATTGAGGGCTGGTGGAACAAGAAGATTGAGGAGCTTTCGAAAGGGATGGCTCAAAAGGTGCAGTTTGTGGTGACGGTTTTGCATAAGCCTAAATTGCTGATTTTTGACGAACCTTTTTCGGGGTTTGATCCGGTGAATGCGAACATCATTAAAGACGAAATTCTGGAATTGAAAAAGCAGGGTGCGACGATTATTTTTTCGACGCATCGAATGGAAAGTGTGGAGGAATTGTGTGATGATATTGCGTTGATTCACAAGTCGAATAAGCTGATTGAAGGCAAATTGACGGATGTGAAACGCGAGTTTAGAACGAATCATTTTGAGGTGGGCATTGTGACTGCCAATGTGGAAGGGTTGATGTATGATTTGACGCAGAAATTCACGGTGGATCAGGCGAGTTTTAAATCGTTGAACGATGATTTGAAGTTAGAAATCGGACTGGGAACGGCAACGCCAAACGAGTTGCTTCAATTGCTGACACAACGCGGACAAGTGACGCATTTTGTGGAGAAAATTCCAACTGCTAATGATATTTTTATTAAAACTGTAAGTCAAAACTAA
- a CDS encoding FRG domain-containing protein, which produces MIQTKITSVHQFLECIPNRTSILFQPVYRGQADKDWKLIPSFYRQELEVYDNTNDNIIPNYALVEETMLDMFYQKGISLLKKYKIKNQLDLMVIAQHHGLPTRLLDWTESPLFALFFAVEDLNIKADACVYEYLPTIFGSYEGVAKEKCFKNDSQYNFISPRHINERVKAQGGYFTLHPLLKKVEIKPLDTLISEGSNSDELRRIVIPNKFKESIKKDLHKLNINCFSIYPDLDGLAQKIRQDFSEIPLLVKGLQYKANN; this is translated from the coding sequence ATGATTCAAACAAAAATTACATCTGTACACCAATTTCTTGAATGCATTCCAAATAGGACTTCTATACTTTTTCAACCCGTATATCGTGGACAAGCAGATAAAGATTGGAAACTTATACCCTCTTTTTACAGACAGGAACTAGAAGTTTATGATAATACAAATGATAATATAATTCCAAACTATGCTTTAGTAGAAGAAACAATGCTAGATATGTTTTATCAAAAAGGAATTTCTCTATTAAAAAAATATAAAATTAAAAATCAATTGGATTTGATGGTTATTGCTCAGCATCATGGACTACCTACTCGATTACTTGATTGGACTGAATCACCTCTTTTTGCTTTATTTTTTGCGGTAGAAGATTTAAATATTAAAGCAGACGCTTGTGTATATGAATATTTACCCACTATTTTTGGTTCATATGAAGGAGTAGCTAAAGAAAAATGCTTTAAAAATGATAGTCAATATAATTTTATTTCTCCAAGACATATTAATGAACGTGTAAAAGCTCAGGGTGGATATTTTACTTTACATCCCTTATTAAAAAAGGTTGAAATCAAACCATTAGATACTCTAATTTCTGAAGGCTCAAATAGTGATGAACTCAGAAGAATTGTTATTCCAAACAAATTTAAAGAATCAATAAAAAAAGATTTGCATAAACTAAATATTAATTGCTTTTCTATTTATCCTGATTTGGATGGTTTAGCTCAAAAAATAAGACAAGATTTTTCTGAAATTCCATTATTAGTTAAAGGACTTCAGTATAAAGCTAACAATTAA